GTTCCTATATAGTTAGAGCACAGTTCACAGCATTGTCCTTTTCTGTATTTGACAGCAATTTAATTGTAACTCCATTGTTACCTCAGGTTTGCTTTCCTCCCTAAGCGAAGCAGTGTTGCTTAATCATCGTAAGAAGTGCAGAACCATGATTTTTCACGTTTTTGTCATTGCAAGTTCCTTGTTTGCCAGCAGGTGTCAGGGTTAATCAGGAGGTAAAGAATGAGATGTATTACATATGTCTATAAGGACTGTCCATCAGGTTTATGGAACATTTATGGAGGGAATGTTGATTCTCGAGGATGAACATGGCCAGCTGCTGAAAACTCTTAAAGGAACAAAAGtctttttcatgtaaaaactTGTGTGAAACTGTAAGATACTGTAAGATTAGGTGGTTTATATTTAGCCCTGAATTTTCACTATAGATCTCTATCAGACTTGTACTCTCACCTCAAAGAAAGGCAGCACACCTACTCtatattttcagtttactgGTTGGAATATACTGTCTCTCTTTAGTGTTATCTCTGGAGTGTATATAATAGTCATGAGGAATGCACTTTATCTAATGGGTAGCTATAATCATTGTGAGAGacatatagaaaaaaaatgtggtatATAGGTTGTAACCCCTTGTTAAGGTCACACAGATTGGGCCTGCCACTAAGCAGTGAGTAAAGGGTTAAGTGGAAGTGGAGCTGTTGGGCCTGCTGACTTCCTGTGTTGTGGGTGGGAGGCCACTGCTGCCCGTTACTCAGCCTCACATGCTGACACCCAGTTCCTTCCCAAAAAGAACCATGGAGAAACGCAGACCCCAAGCAGCTTCCGCCTGAtaacagcccacacacacacacacacacacacacacacacacacacacacacacacactcctgccacATCTCTGCTTATTTACATGGGGGACTGGTATTTGGCAGCACTGGCAAGTTTTCATGACGTTTGTTGCTTACTTACGCATTTTGACTTGCATTACAGTCTGTCAGTGCCTCAGGGCTTAATTTCAAGTAAACTTTCATTACCCTTCTCACTGAATCTCACTGTCAGAATTTCACCTCACAAAGTGTGTGGGCTGCTTTTTACCACTTCTTACTCAGTATGCATTGTTTAAAGTGGAAACGATTGTGAAGTATTCTTTGAAAATAAAGGGGTAATAATGACTTTGCAGATTGACTGTGAAGATTCTGGAACTGGTCTAGAAGACTCATGCCATCCTCTACTTGGTCTCAGCCCGCCAAGATGTCATAAGAACGCTGGCAACTCAAAAGAATCAGGCGACCTTGTTATCTATAAAGTTATGAATAACAGAACAGGTGGCAATATACGGAACAGTTTATCCTGATCTGAATCAGGCTTTCCCACCAATGCAGCTTTTAAGTGTGGATTAAAACATGTCTCTTCTGCTTCTCTAGACATATGACCTCTGGTTCTTGAAATGGCTGAGTTGTCTTTCATTCAGCATGAAGCCCATGGTTCTGACAGAACCAAGGGAGAAAGTTTAAGGTAggtgttcagctgtgtgtgtgtgtggggggggggggggggggtagttatTTTTGAAATCATCTTTTGGCTCTAGATTACTGGGTTTGAAGTGAGACATGATTAATGAGTTGTTTTAAGAGTACTTACTGTTAGTATggaacagcatgttttttttttttatctctgtggAGTTCCTCTTTAAAATGGGGTCCACTGTCTTTATTATAGATACATCGTAGAAATACCATGTGTAGAGCAGTACCATTCCAACCAAGTCCCTCTGGAATAGGTTTAAATTTTCATCAGATATTCATTGTAAGCATATCAGATGCTCTTAGCTGGTGTGATTTGCACCTTTTTTTCGCATATCATGCATATAGACTAGACATATGCATAGACATCTGCTGGATCAATCCAGGCCATGAGTTTAGCCTAAAGGCACAACAACAGTGTTTATGCGGGAGAATCCATCTCTGAAAGTAATATAAAGGGGTATCTCACCCTTGGGAGGTTCCCCGCTCCTGACTGTACTTTTGAACTTGGCCTCCAGTGttaaaaatgagagaaaaactAAAGAAAGAGCGCCACGCTACTGTGGCTCGGGGTAAGAAGCCTTTCAAAGTGCTcccctgtttctttctctgttccaACCACCATGACCCAGTGCACTACCACAGCGGTATTCTGGTTACGCTCTGGTTTTTGCCTGCGCACTTGACACTCTGCATGGCGTGCAAAACTCCAAGCGCACTCTTTACCTGCACGGCACTCTGACACCCCCTACAACTGCCCTCCCCCTGGCCCCCCCATGCCCCTCAGGCCCCCACAAGAAAGGATTCAGCGGCTGTGACGGGAAGCAGAGTTCCCATGGAAACACTGGCCTcgctgctgctccacacttCAGCCTCAGATTGGTCACTGTGGAAGCTGACGTTGGCCACATTGGACTACCTTGTGTGGCACACCACTGGGGGTTTATGGTCTTTTCCCTTCTTTCATCTCAAGAATTGCTTCACTTTGAATCAGAATTAttcctttcccttttcccaAGTGTTTAATTATGTGCACGTCCAGTTTGGTTCTAGGATTGACTTTTCTGTTAAGGATTGCAGCTGACAGGTGCGTGATCCATAGCTGACTGCTGCGGATCGTGCAACAGGAAGTGTGTGCTGCTTGGTGTGACTACGCCCTGCTCTTATTCAGCCTGACGCAAGCACtgaaaaatctcattttaaagcTACAGTGACAGATTTCGATGAAAGTCTCTCTGTAGAGTTACTGAAGTTGCAATCATGGCCAAAGTGCAGCTGTGACTGAATTTGACTTGAGGGAAAACCTCGTACCCGCGTTTCTGAGACGCGAACATGGGCAGTTGCTGCAGAACAGCAAAACAGGAAATTTCATGTTTCCTTTGCTGCTTTTAGCAACAGCTTGCATCACAAGTCTTCTGCAAAacgcacacacgctctcacacgcacacgctaATGTGCCGCAATACACACATCTAGCCACATGCTCACCAACCTCTCTAGGGAACAGCGTGGTGTGAACCACACACTGCTCAATCAGAttaagaaaagaagaaaaacacaagacacaCCCAGCAAGTAAATATGGTCCCTGAATACCATTAGGGACTGTGTGTTTAGGTCCTTGATGAATATATACTTAGCtctgtgctttatttcattCTGATGAAAAAAGGTATGGTGCACTGGGGAAAACCCAGAGTCTGCATGATGCTCCCCAACAGCAAGCAAATATATGAAAAACTTGTACTGAGCAACCATCCTTACAATCTACATGTGTTGGTTATTTTTCACTAAACCCCATTTTAGTTTGCTCATGCAATTTTCAACAATCACTATTGAAAATATGTCAGATTTGAGCAAAGTCTTCAGCACCATGATCAGTGAGCGATGATTATGGAAAGAAGAGCATGATATTCTCagacaaatattaaaatgggTACAAACTTCTGTTTGTAGCTTTATTTAACCTCTTGTACAGCCAGGATGAGGACAGGTGACAGCGTTAATACGATGTGGGCCTCCAGCATTTCTTTTTGATGGCCTTGGGCAGCAGTCTGGGCCTGAACGTGAGCATGAATATGGCGGCGATGCccaccagagagagacacgcaGACAGGAGGAGCACTATATATAACCAGCTGAGCTCGGCGCTATCATCTCCACAAACCGGCCCACGCAGAAGCTCCACCCTGTGTCTCCCgtgtgtgaaatgcagacacGTCACGTCTGCCTGATCTTCGATATTTACCGTCTTTGCCTCCTCTAACGTCCGATACCACTCCAACTGGCAGCAGTTGAAAGGATTTCCTCCTAGGAAAAGAGTCTGGACCGTTTGAGCTAGCGTGCTAGACTGTTGAGATGGGATGGTGGTCAGCCTGTTGTCCCTCAAGTCCAGCAACGTGAGATCAAGGCTCAGCAGGGACTGTGGGAGACGGGTAATGCTGTTGCTAGAAAAGTATAAAGATTTCAAATGGCGGAAGGGGGTGAAGTCAAAGTCTTGCAGACCTGTCCTTCCCAGGCCTAGATGCTGCAAAGTTCTGCTGAGATCTGTCAGTGCACCCTGTCCTATGCGGATTTCTGGGTTGTTTGACAGGTCCAGGTGCGTTATGGATGTCCTCTCGAAGGCAGAGGGTGGCAGGTGTGTCAGGTTGCACCCTGCCAGGTAGAGCTGTCTCAGAGAGGCTATGTTTCTCCACACAACACAGTCAGAAAGGCTGGGGGCAAAACTGTCCCCCGCAGAGCAGATCCCCACACTGTTGTAGCTGAGATCCACTGTGTTAAGGCTGGGCAGATTAGAAAACAGCCTGGGAGGGAGGCTTTGCAAGCTATTGAGGCTCAGGTTGAGATTTGTTAGGTTGCTCAACTCACGGAGAGAGCTTAGGTTAGCTTGGAGCTCGGTCAGCCTGTTGTTGCTCACGTCCAGCTCGTACAGAGATGTAGGGAGCTCCTCTGGGGATATCTCCAGGGATTCCAAACAGTTTGTTCTCAGTTTCAGCCTTGACAGAGATGGCATTTTATTTAGGAAACCCTGGGGGAGGTATCCTACCTGGTTCCCTGTCAGGTCCAACAGGTTCAGGGTGGAGATGCCCCCATGAAGGGTCTCATCCCACAGTTTGGCCGTCACGTTAGTCACATTGCCCATTAGGTTAAAAAACTGAACACTCGTGGTCCAGTTTGGAGAGGTATTGTCCGCAAGGTGCTCATAAAAGCTCATCCTGTTATTGGACAGCAGCAACTTCTGAATGCGGCTGCGGGTGGGCAGGaagggaaagaagaggaggTTGTTGTTGGAGAGATCGAGAGTCTCCAGGTTGAAGGTTTCCTCCACGTCCTGGTTGGAGATGAACCACTCGATCATGTTGTTACTGGCATTCAGCTCCACCAGCTGAGTGAGCTGGAAACCGACCAGGCAGGGCAGGCCATTGTAGGCCAGGTTGAGCCTCTGGAGCTTCTGCAAGTTGTCGAAGGCCCCGTCTATCTCAAACAGCAAGTTTCTCTCCAGGTTTAGCTCCTTGAGCTGGCAAAGGTCTCGAAAGGTGGCCTCGTCCAATCTGAGCAGGATgttcctggagagagagaggctttccAGGGACGTCATGTTCTCCAGAAGGACAGAAACCATGTCCTCAGTCAGCCCGTTCGCCGAAAGATCCAACGTCCTCAGTCGGGACAATGTCTGCAGAGCCTGGCCAGTCTGCTGGTATCCAGCATGAAGGTTATTTTCAGCCAAATTGAGGATCTCTATGTGACAAGAGCCGAGGAAAACGTCCGACTCTATTGTGTCCAACAGACTGCTAGCGCACCTCAGAACGCGGAGGACAGGGTAGCCGGAGAGACAGTTGTTCTGCAATATTCTGATGTGATTGTTACTCAGCTGAAGCTCCTCAATGTTCCCTGGAAGGTCCTTGggcacagcagagagctgacaGCCATTGCAAAGAGCAGTCTTCGAAGCCTGAGGGAAGAGCAGGGAGCTACTGTAAAATCTGTCAACACATTTCTATATTCACAATCATTTCATATTCACTCTGACAGTCAGTGACAGTGCAGTCACTAGAATAGATTCACAGTGAAATTGGTCTGCAAAAACAATTAGTTCACACCTATGCTACTGTCAACGACATGCAACTACTTTCACAAATAACTGACTTCCCATGATATAATCTCCTAAATTCTAAGTATATGTAAGCATATTCTCACTGCTGTCTTTTGTATTGGCTGTGGTTTGCCATGGTTCGCCTCTCTCTCACCGCACTCACAAATGCACTTGAATTTCTGGTAAATGAGTGCACCTCAGAGCGATTTTCACACCCTCCTCACTCTGAGAAGCGTGAGATCAGGCACTTGGTCACAGCTCTGCTCGACCCTTGCCCTTCAGATCACCTTGGTTCAGTTCGCACTTCTGTCAGGCTGTCCTAACCTTAACATCAGCCCCTTTGTTAAGGTCATCTGCAGCTTACTATCATCCCCTATCAgcttttttaatcatttgtgaAGACCTGCAGCTTGAGTGAGTTTTAGATTTGATGCTCTGGCTCTGGACAGTGTATAGAGTGTGAAATATAGTTAGCAGACAGAATTACAAACCGATGACATACATAAAATAGAACAACAGACTAAGAGAAGAGAGTAAGAATTAACTGTTTCATTGAATGCACCAAGTATAGAGTGTCAAGCCATCTTATGTACTGACCACATCCCACAATTCTTAATACAGCATTAGTAAATCATTAACCAGAGGTTAAGGCCCAAATCAGCATTTGCCCTTATCCTAGACTAACTCAATAAGTTGAACTGGTATGTTTTACGATAggagcacattttttttcattgatgttgGTGACCACTGAACTTGCTCAACTGCAGTGAAGATTACCTCTGTGTAATTGTGAATCAAAGTTAAGGCTACAGGTTAATTGAATTTAGGCCATAGAATTAGGCTTGATAATAATTCATCTGAATTCTTTGAGGCAGTATTTTTCTGGTGTGTAAAAattacacaatgcatttctggcacaaatatcatttgaaaacacacattatGATCAAAAATATGCTTTAAAGCTTGACAATGTTTCCCAGgcaaattgaaaagaaaaaagaaatgtctcaCAATCTTTCTATCAAACCCTTGCTTAAattattagaattttttttgctcactgtGTACATGATGGCTCCACcaatttgtttgtgtttttcaataTATCCAGGTGGGATCATAGCCGGTCCCACAGAAAAATATTCCATTAATGTTCCACTAACATCACCAGGTTGTGAGTGAAGCATTACAAACACTGTATGTCAGACGCGTAGGACATCAGCAGCACTCGATTCGATCCACTGGAAGGTGGTCCGAGACACTTACCAGTCTGCATGTGGAGTGCTGTGGGTGACAGGAAGCTGGCATCAGGAGGTTCCATACTGGCCCCAAGGCGAAGGCAAGCAGGCAGGGGAGCAACCCGAGGATGGGCATCTTAAGACCATCACTGTGAAAGAAAGACAGGAGCATGGTGGTAAGAGACGCAACACCCACCAGAGGGAAGAAGACAGACGGCTACTCCTACAGTCTACCACAGGTGACATCTCGCAGAGAACAATCACCACCGAAATCAAACGCCAACTCCATTTCTCAACACACCTCCCTGTTTCCATGAAACAAGAATAACTGTATGGACAGGAGTTTTCTCATTGGATATCTGTCTCTGAAACAAGTTCCTTCTTTAGCGCATGATTTTCTCTTGTACATGATTCCGCGAGCTACATTCAGCAGAGCACAAATAGCAGACAAATTGCTCTAAGCAGCTGACTGAACAGGCAAATGATTGTTCTTACTAACAGctatgtgaaattaaaaaagcGGTAATTCTAGCTGCCCAAATTTATGTTAATAAAGTATCAATATCACAAAGTAGACAAACTTGGACAAAAATGCATCTATAACACTGGTTTGACACTGGTTTTACATTGGCAAAGTCCGACATCCAATTCCATCATACATTTTGGCTTGTGAATGTCACTAGCATGATTTTtgcttaaataattaaaatactgttgtatgtgttctttatttataatgtaaaattgGTTATATTTAACATTAAGCAAGtataacaaataatttaaaaatgtgtcaacaCAGAAACCTTCCTAGACAAACACTAAGCctaaattattttgattattactattttataattatatattcatCTACAAATATACATCCATTTGCCAATTTTGCAAGTTATATCAATACAGGTTATGATACAGTTGATATGATACAGTTATGAACATAGGTATGCTCTCCCCTCAAATATTTTTCTGATATTATATGACTCCAAGAGGGGTTTTGCCTTCCCAGAGCAGAACACAACCCTGATAAGTCTTTTCTTCAAGTCACAAACTACTGAATAAGTCATTCTGAGTGTTACTCTTAAAATACAGCAAAGCTCTACTTCATATCTATCccatacacaaaaaaaacaacttttacaTTACTCACTCACAATAGTaaataacattcatttcaagTTAAAAATCACGTTtcatattttcctttccttAAATGATTTCAATTCGcatcattattaatattctgTAATTTTTCAGTAACACTAATCCTTGAAAATCTGACCTTATCTGAATACTTTTCACCTTTTCACATTCTTCGTTTGGTGAGTAATTAGATCAAAGATCAACTATCAACAATCAACAAAAGACTAACCATATACATAAAGTGAGTGActtgtaatgaaaaaagtaattagAATGTCAAGTCTAAACTCCAAAATATTCACATAATACACATTTCAGAAACTATTTCTGTGcctaaaataacaaagaaatgcCAAAGATTACAATATGTATTTAACATTGATCCTACAGAAGACCCAGGCTGAGATATGTGTCATATGTTTCTCAAAAACTTCCATGTAAAGTTTCCGTCTAAAAATCAATGTAACTGAAGGTGTACAGTGAGTTGCATAGGTGGATGTTGCACATTATTTCCAACAAGTCAGACCAAAATGTGTGGGCTTTAGTGTTCGCAAAAGCTGTTAAGATTCTCACTTTTCACATGTGGGAATTCATTTCTGATGTTAATATTACCATTCATCCTTTTCTCTAACTGGACTGGTGATTTTCTTGCTATCAGCACCATTCTTTCATATTTCCTCTGGATTTTCATGTGGGTCAGCATCCTTTACAATTAAACTGCTACAGAGCACATTGCTGAAAGTGGTAAAACTGAAGGGCCCCATTatgcagcagccaatcagaattcATCCACAAGTTgattcatatttacatacaaaatTGACAGCCCATAGGTTGTTTTTGCAATACTAAAATTTCAGGTAAATACTGCAAAGACGTATGGTAGAAGCTTAGCTTTCATATCACatcaacacattacattacattactggcatttagcagacactcttatccagagatacttactgaggcaattctgtgttaagCTCCTTGCCCGAgagtacagtagcagtgccccagcaaagagtcaaaccagcaaccttttgattaagagccctgcttcttaccactacgctacactgccatccaggCTTTTATATCCTCCTTTGCCGTGTCAAACCTAACGTTAAATGGGTGTTCTGCTTTTAATTGGAAAGCAAATGAAGCAGCCAGTGTTACTTTACACGCATGAGTGACTAATGCTGTACTTTGATATACTGTGTACTTCTTTCTAGCTTGTCTGACACAGCTGCcaatttcagtttaaatcaaGACGTTGCGTTCCCTCAATTATTTATAACTCTTGCTTGTGTGTTGGGACACCAGTCCATGACAGTTTCCCCATAGTGTTGCATTACATGGTTCCCATTTCAACAGCATAGCAGCTACTCGATTACTATGGTTACAGGACTGAACCTGTGCCCATTTTATAAGAGATTGATAATGAACTGATAGTGAAGTCATCTTGTTGAGAGCCTTTACAAAGACATCAGTAAACTTTCAACTTGGTTTCTCTTCTTTGTCttaaatatcaacattttcCATCCAAGGTTTTGGATGATCTGTACAAAGCAATGTTAAACTAcaattttctaaatgtatgtGTTACTGTCTCTCACTTTTTCTACAGTAGCAGTGATACTAATAACTTCTCAGATTTGCATAGAAATTTTTTGCACAAACCATTTTTACAGTAATTCCTTGacaatgtttgtgtatgtgaatgcaatTAAATGTTATATTCCTGTATTGGACTAAGtactgaattatttatattctgttttatctgttctaataacagtaaaatgttCCCTCGTGAAATTTCCCTCAAGTGTTTTATGGGAATTAATTTTCTAATTCAGCTATGCAtaacattaatgaatgtgtactgtatttttttctcttaaacgCCAACAATGAATCTTTCAACACTCTTTTAAAATCTTACAATGTCCacataatttttaaacattCCTGTTTGGGTGTCTGTATTTACCATAGAGTATCAGTATATCTTTTAATTCTTTCACAACAGtcttaaaattcattttcagcagtcTTAAAATCAGACCTTGACAtattctgttttgtatttaacttcaatgcagtgtgctgtatgtgCATGATAAAGGCATTATTTAAAGTTCACATTTATCCTTACATTTAGAACACTTAAGATCACTTAGATCACTATAAAATTCACATGAGCCATTCACTGGCAGAATCACATTATTTTATACAACATTCTGCTGTAGGAACAAGAAGTGATATTCCACCACAGAGTTCCAATTTGAAattcacagaggaaaataaactgcaaatacaatgctagctagctggcaaaaTTGAGTTGTGTCTATTTTTACAGCTAGGCGGCTAGCTACTGTATCTGTACACCCTCTGTACACATGTGATGAATTATTGTAACGGTTGGATTTGGCATGAACAAATTCACCGAGCCCAATCtcggttttatttatttgaacatgTTAATCCTGCATTTTCCTACGCTTCGCGAATCCAACACATTACCCAGCTGGTACACAGAATGAAACACATGCCCCCTGGCtgtgggagtgagagtgtgCATTCTGTTTAATGTGGTTTGGTCACATCAGATAGATTCAATTGTtaaaacacctgaaacacaaaTTCCACCATACCACATTTAAACGTGTCTGTGTCACAATTTGACTCtcagtttattttatgattGCATATATTTTACCCCTTTAAGTAGGACTACACACTGAAGACCCCTTCttttaacaataaatatatttttttggttcTACTGTTTTGGTTCTACTGTTTTGATTTCTGTTAAAATGGTCAATGCTAATTCCACATTATAACTATATTATACTGTAAATGACTAATACCAGAAAGTTAGCCGCTGTTAGCTAAGAGGCAGAAATTACGTTTCCCTGGCTTTAAACAAAAGCTGTATTTTAGTCATCTCTGATTGGATGACCAAAACAATCAGAAGCTTAGTCTGCACCTCAGATCCTTGTTAGAGCTGGTATATAATGTGATGTACTCTAAATCACTGCCAGTGACCACTGTTAGATAACACCTAGGAAACCTAACTTCGACCAATTATTTCCATGGACTGTGAAGGATATTATCGTTATAGGGCTCAGAGAAGTAAAATTTCCGATATTAATTTATACCATTTGTGTATTTCATCAAGTCATTTATGCTGGGTTGCCAGTATGGGAGAAATTTCCATCATCATACAGCATAATGTATGAGCTAGTAGGTTAGtagaaaaacactgttttgatGAAAGGACATTAATCATATTAATGCATACAAGAAAGTGCAGTCAGGAATATTAATTCAAGTCTAATCTACAGTCTGTATAGCTGGGGGAGAACTGCTAAACTCATATTGCTAACTGCTATTGGTAtatacgtttacatttacatttattcatttgacagaccCTTGTATGCAAAGCGACTTAAAGGACGCAGCATAAACCTTGCATACCTTCCAACTGCCACAATGATGTCTAAGAGTCAAGGACATTTGAAATATAGCTACAGAGGGCAATTTTGAATATGCTTCAAACACCATGTTCCATTGATGAAGCCGCCTTTTAAAGGTTTGTTTAGCTGGCTAGTGGCACAGGAGCGTGGCGGTGGCATTAGAAGTAAATATAGCAAATAAGGCAGTCAACGCAAGAGTACTGCAATGACCTCCccactgaacacaaaacacCTGAAGAACATTTTTGGGTCAGTCCGTAAAACAAGGCCTTACCTACTAATCATCACTGTAGTACACTGTAGCTGttcctcatttattttcacacttgCAATCTAGGCCTAGTGGATGTTTGCCGCAACACCACAGCGAGGAAAAGCTGTTGCCCCTTTCTCCTGATGTGACTGCTGGCCCAGAAATACACATGAACAAAGCACAGCAGCGTGAAGTGTGCACATTTTCACCGAAGGTCCATTCCACCAACCACATATATCAGTGTCAATCACTCCGCTTGTGCGCTCTAGCTAATAAACGATATTTTGAAGCGTACTAATGTTCCTGGGTGTGTTATGCAGTGACTTGTGTGTCTATGCGTTATTATCTAGACCAGGTCTGTTTTTTAGACAGAGATTATATGATCTCGATTGAACCGtctggttaaataaataaagatatgCCATATCACCCGCTTTGGTTTTGACTCCACACATCTCCAGTTAAAACTTAATGTCGGTAACTGCGCTGTTGACAGTTACCATAATTTTGCCagttcatcattttaattattctaACGTTACTCGGTTAACTAACGTATTAAGTTTTCTgcatccttttcattttttataaacCGGATTgaatcaaataataaatatttgccCAACATTGTAGGTCCACATTTAGACTACCACTCATGCATAGGCGACTGCGCAAACGAGTGTGtcatgtaaaacacaaaacagagaaagtACACATTTCGGTGTGAAAAGCAACAAAACTCTACCTACTTGGTCTATGAAATTTTGGCCATGTTTATTCTGCAGTGCATGGTCCATCActtgcattttattacattattaaccAACCTCGAGGCTGCTGGATCATCGCTGTAGCCCTGATGTTCTCACGTTCAGTTAAGTAGGCTACCTTTGACCACTGGCAGATCTTCCCACGACTCCGCGAAAACCACTCATGAACGCAATATGCCGTTATCAAAGTGGAGTCGGGACAGTGTTTTAGAGATTCATCGGCTGTACGATGGTCTTTTTGGTGTTatgatgtgcgtgtgtggatgtGACACCTGGGTTTTCTGCAACCAACGTTAAATTCAGGTTCTTCTGTGACTGCAATTATCCCATGTTATCACGGACTTTACCTCACTACGCTTtactaaaaacaaaacttgtCATTCATGTGAGGCAAACTTTCGTTTTatcatctctttctttctgtcttttgttttggttatgGGT
The nucleotide sequence above comes from Megalops cyprinoides isolate fMegCyp1 chromosome 2, fMegCyp1.pri, whole genome shotgun sequence. Encoded proteins:
- the nrros gene encoding transforming growth factor beta activator LRRC33, which gives rise to MPILGLLPCLLAFALGPVWNLLMPASCHPQHSTCRLASKTALCNGCQLSAVPKDLPGNIEELQLSNNHIRILQNNCLSGYPVLRVLRCASSLLDTIESDVFLGSCHIEILNLAENNLHAGYQQTGQALQTLSRLRTLDLSANGLTEDMVSVLLENMTSLESLSLSRNILLRLDEATFRDLCQLKELNLERNLLFEIDGAFDNLQKLQRLNLAYNGLPCLVGFQLTQLVELNASNNMIEWFISNQDVEETFNLETLDLSNNNLLFFPFLPTRSRIQKLLLSNNRMSFYEHLADNTSPNWTTSVQFFNLMGNVTNVTAKLWDETLHGGISTLNLLDLTGNQVGYLPQGFLNKMPSLSRLKLRTNCLESLEISPEELPTSLYELDVSNNRLTELQANLSSLRELSNLTNLNLSLNSLQSLPPRLFSNLPSLNTVDLSYNSVGICSAGDSFAPSLSDCVVWRNIASLRQLYLAGCNLTHLPPSAFERTSITHLDLSNNPEIRIGQGALTDLSRTLQHLGLGRTGLQDFDFTPFRHLKSLYFSSNSITRLPQSLLSLDLTLLDLRDNRLTTIPSQQSSTLAQTVQTLFLGGNPFNCCQLEWYRTLEEAKTVNIEDQADVTCLHFTHGRHRVELLRGPVCGDDSAELSWLYIVLLLSACLSLVGIAAIFMLTFRPRLLPKAIKKKCWRPTSY